One Sus scrofa isolate TJ Tabasco breed Duroc chromosome 1, Sscrofa11.1, whole genome shotgun sequence DNA segment encodes these proteins:
- the LOC102168143 gene encoding LOW QUALITY PROTEIN: 40S ribosomal protein S27-like (The sequence of the model RefSeq protein was modified relative to this genomic sequence to represent the inferred CDS: inserted 1 base in 1 codon; substituted 1 base at 1 genomic stop codon), whose product MEVKCPGCYKITTIFSHTQVVLCAGCSTVLYQPTGGKARLTXGCSFXWKQH is encoded by the exons ATGGAAGTGAAATGCCCAGGATGCTATAAAATCACCACCATCTTTAGCCATACACAAGTGGTTTTATGTGCTGGCTGCTCTACTGTCCTTTACCAGCCTACAGGAGGAAAGGCAAGGCTTA GAGGCTGCTCCTTCTGATGGAAGCAGCACTAA